One Thalassoglobus sp. JC818 genomic region harbors:
- a CDS encoding SRPBCC family protein: MFLFTGVGHFLMTTPMADMLPPWIPMRAELVYVTGILEIIAAAAVLVPRYRTLTGWIMIGMLLLFLPVNIYAAVNHVRMGGHQWGPIYLLVRVPLQLLLIGWTWRMAVESAAPKPIRFACEITLPEQPEEIASKILDLSKWPEFNGYGPLPGIKAAEFEIETPEIIGTRIRVTNQDGSTQVEEIVNWEPTRQVRLHMSEFSRPLSGLATSFDELWEFERNGDKTHIVRTFQMFPKSNLTKPVLWMISFLLKRAIARHLKQMAKTD, from the coding sequence GTGTTTTTGTTCACCGGAGTTGGTCACTTTCTTATGACAACGCCGATGGCAGACATGCTCCCGCCATGGATTCCGATGCGTGCCGAACTCGTCTACGTGACAGGCATTCTCGAAATCATCGCCGCGGCCGCAGTGCTGGTTCCCCGGTATCGCACTTTGACCGGTTGGATCATGATTGGGATGCTGCTCCTGTTCCTTCCGGTCAATATCTACGCTGCGGTGAACCACGTTAGAATGGGAGGACATCAGTGGGGGCCAATCTACCTGCTGGTTCGAGTCCCGCTTCAGTTGCTTCTCATCGGTTGGACATGGCGAATGGCTGTTGAGTCTGCCGCACCGAAACCGATCCGGTTTGCCTGCGAGATCACTCTCCCTGAACAGCCCGAAGAAATCGCCAGCAAGATTCTCGATTTAAGCAAATGGCCCGAGTTCAACGGCTATGGACCGTTGCCAGGAATCAAGGCGGCTGAGTTTGAGATAGAGACTCCCGAGATCATCGGAACAAGAATTCGAGTGACCAATCAGGACGGTTCGACGCAAGTTGAAGAGATCGTCAACTGGGAGCCAACACGACAGGTGCGTTTGCACATGAGCGAATTCTCACGACCTCTCTCTGGTCTGGCAACGAGTTTCGATGAACTGTGGGAGTTTGAGCGAAACGGCGACAAGACACACATTGTCCGCACGTTCCAAATGTTCCCGAAATCGAATCTGACAAAACCTGTGCTGTGGATGATCTCGTTTCTGCTAAAACGAGCGATTGCCCGACACTTAAAACAAATGGCCAAGACTGATTGA